Proteins encoded in a region of the Streptomyces sp. NBC_00513 genome:
- a CDS encoding xanthine dehydrogenase family protein molybdopterin-binding subunit, whose product MTAATGESVLQGQGVLGRPLDSREDPHLLRGEAKYVADIDLPGTAHMAILGSPVAHARILSIDTKAAEQLPGVLKVATAADFTDVMPLPCIWIPGGVESHFPPHPYGLPGARPVLTGDAVRHVGDPIAAVVAETPRQAAAALAAIDVEYEPLPVVTRADEALREGAPQLHEAVPGNLNAYWTCGDKDRTDAAIAAAEVTVELDLVNQRTINSPIEPRGAVGDYDPATGEYTLYASTQGPHNHRFLLAALVLGIPFNKLRVVAPTVGGSFGTKGYLYPDMPLVLLLSKALGRPVKWVDTRTGLMNSTVQGRDHRQHVTLAGTRDGRITAVRATSHANLGAYPSTIGPGVATALMGRSISGMYDIDAAFCEVYAAFTNTVPLGAQRGSGRAEAAFLMERLVDRYASEIGMDPAAVRRKNLVPKEKFPYDNGLGWTYDSGDYRLNFDRAIELSGYADMPARKTEARARGKRLGVGIASYVAVCGVGPSTRMSKEGMLGGTWESANIRVHPTGEVTVTVGSASTGQSHGTVFAQVAADELGIDPDTVQVYEGDTLKAPYGQGTYGSRSYSMAAPAIALTARKIKSKLVKAGAVFLGVPEEKVVYAGGKVYEEGNEENTKTFAELAMAMWYGWGLPPEIEPALDETTHFDPPDFNYPFGTHVAVVEIDELTGETEVVAYTAVDDAGNIGNPKVVLGQIEGSIVHGLGQALMEHAEYDENGLLLSSDLGHYALPRAFDAPFFSLDKTTTPSPHNPLGAKGAGEIATVPPAAAVVNAVVDALSDLGVIHIDMPVTPEKVWRRLRGEAR is encoded by the coding sequence ATGACCGCAGCGACGGGGGAGAGCGTCCTTCAGGGACAGGGAGTGCTCGGTCGACCGTTGGACAGCCGCGAGGACCCGCACCTCCTGCGCGGCGAGGCCAAGTACGTGGCCGACATCGACCTGCCCGGAACGGCCCACATGGCCATCCTCGGCAGTCCGGTGGCCCACGCCCGGATCCTCTCGATCGACACCAAGGCCGCGGAGCAGCTCCCGGGCGTCCTGAAGGTGGCCACGGCCGCCGACTTCACCGACGTGATGCCGCTGCCCTGCATCTGGATACCCGGCGGGGTGGAGAGCCACTTCCCGCCCCACCCCTACGGACTTCCCGGCGCCCGCCCGGTACTGACCGGCGACGCCGTCCGGCACGTCGGCGACCCGATCGCCGCGGTCGTCGCCGAGACCCCGCGCCAGGCCGCCGCCGCACTGGCCGCGATCGACGTGGAGTACGAGCCGCTGCCCGTGGTCACCCGGGCCGACGAGGCCCTCCGGGAGGGCGCGCCCCAACTGCACGAGGCCGTCCCCGGGAACCTGAACGCGTACTGGACCTGCGGCGACAAGGACCGCACCGACGCGGCCATCGCCGCGGCCGAGGTCACCGTCGAACTGGACCTGGTCAACCAGCGCACCATCAACAGCCCCATCGAGCCCCGCGGCGCGGTAGGCGACTACGACCCCGCCACCGGCGAGTACACCCTGTACGCCTCCACCCAGGGCCCGCACAACCACCGCTTCCTGCTCGCCGCGCTGGTCCTCGGCATCCCGTTCAACAAGCTCCGCGTCGTCGCCCCGACCGTCGGCGGCAGCTTCGGCACCAAGGGCTACCTGTACCCCGACATGCCGCTCGTCCTGCTGCTCTCCAAAGCGCTGGGCCGGCCCGTGAAATGGGTGGACACCCGCACGGGGCTGATGAACTCCACCGTCCAGGGCCGCGACCACCGCCAGCACGTGACCCTCGCCGGCACCCGCGACGGCCGGATCACCGCCGTGCGGGCCACCAGCCACGCCAACCTGGGCGCGTACCCCTCCACCATCGGCCCCGGCGTCGCCACCGCCCTGATGGGCCGCTCCATCAGCGGCATGTACGACATCGACGCGGCCTTCTGCGAGGTCTACGCGGCCTTCACCAACACCGTCCCGCTCGGCGCCCAACGCGGCAGCGGGCGCGCCGAGGCGGCCTTCCTGATGGAACGCCTCGTCGACCGGTACGCGTCCGAGATCGGCATGGACCCGGCGGCCGTCCGCCGCAAGAACCTGGTGCCGAAGGAGAAGTTCCCGTACGACAACGGGCTCGGCTGGACCTACGACTCCGGGGACTACCGGCTGAACTTCGACCGGGCCATCGAACTGTCCGGCTACGCCGACATGCCCGCCCGCAAGACCGAGGCCCGCGCCCGCGGCAAGCGCCTCGGCGTCGGCATCGCCTCGTACGTCGCGGTCTGCGGGGTCGGGCCGTCCACCCGGATGTCCAAGGAGGGCATGCTCGGCGGCACCTGGGAGAGCGCGAACATCCGCGTCCACCCGACCGGCGAGGTCACCGTCACCGTCGGCTCCGCCTCCACCGGCCAGAGCCACGGCACCGTCTTCGCGCAGGTCGCCGCCGACGAACTCGGCATAGACCCGGACACCGTCCAGGTCTACGAGGGCGACACCCTCAAGGCCCCCTACGGGCAGGGCACCTACGGGTCCCGTTCCTACAGCATGGCCGCGCCCGCCATCGCGCTCACCGCCCGGAAGATCAAGAGCAAGCTGGTCAAGGCCGGCGCGGTCTTCCTCGGCGTACCGGAGGAGAAGGTCGTCTACGCGGGCGGCAAGGTGTACGAAGAGGGCAACGAGGAGAACACCAAGACCTTCGCCGAACTGGCGATGGCCATGTGGTACGGCTGGGGACTGCCCCCGGAGATCGAGCCGGCCCTCGACGAGACCACCCACTTCGACCCGCCGGACTTCAACTACCCCTTCGGCACGCACGTCGCCGTCGTCGAGATCGACGAACTGACCGGCGAGACCGAGGTCGTGGCCTACACCGCCGTCGACGACGCCGGCAACATCGGGAACCCGAAGGTGGTGCTCGGCCAGATCGAGGGCAGCATCGTGCACGGGCTCGGCCAGGCCCTGATGGAACACGCCGAGTACGACGAGAACGGCCTGCTCCTCAGCTCCGACCTGGGCCACTACGCCCTGCCGAGGGCCTTCGACGCGCCGTTCTTCTCCCTCGACAAGACCACCACCCCGTCCCCGCACAACCCGCTCGGAGCCAAGGGGGCCGGCGAGATCGCCACGGTCCCGCCCGCCGCGGCCGTGGTCAACGCCGTCGTCGACGCGCTCTCCGACCTGGGCGTCATCCACATCGACATGCCCGTCACCCCCGAGAAGGTCTGGCGCCGCCTGAGAGGGGAAGCCCGGTGA
- a CDS encoding (2Fe-2S)-binding protein produces the protein MDLTLNVNGRPREFTAEPNELLVERLRDGLGLTGTKVGCDTGQCGSCVVRLDGRSAKSCLVLTVAAAGSEVTTIEGVATPGGELTGLQEALRQEHGTQCGFCTPGMVMALGELVENTADGDAPTEPEIREWLTGNLCRCTGYHGVVRGVQRACASARAAAPGTDAVCDAMADAVTAASGQEG, from the coding sequence ATGGATCTGACACTGAATGTCAACGGAAGACCCAGGGAATTCACCGCCGAGCCGAACGAACTCCTCGTGGAGCGGCTCCGCGACGGCCTCGGACTGACCGGCACCAAGGTCGGCTGCGACACCGGACAGTGCGGCTCGTGCGTCGTGCGACTCGACGGCAGGTCCGCGAAGAGCTGCCTGGTCCTCACCGTCGCCGCCGCCGGCTCCGAGGTGACCACCATCGAGGGCGTCGCCACCCCGGGCGGCGAACTGACCGGCCTCCAGGAGGCCCTGCGGCAGGAGCACGGCACCCAGTGCGGCTTCTGCACGCCCGGCATGGTCATGGCCCTGGGCGAACTCGTGGAGAACACGGCGGACGGCGACGCCCCCACCGAACCCGAGATCCGCGAGTGGCTCACCGGGAACCTGTGCCGCTGCACCGGCTACCACGGCGTCGTGCGCGGCGTGCAGCGCGCCTGCGCCTCGGCCCGGGCCGCGGCCCCCGGGACGGACGCCGTCTGCGACGCCATGGCCGACGCCGTGACCGCCGCTTCCGGACAGGAGGGTTGA
- a CDS encoding NADPH-dependent F420 reductase: MRTGVIGTGRIGSTLARILVAAGHEVVLANARGPRSLDPLIAELGPTASAAHPAEVAARAEVTVLMVPFEAVRGLLSQDAVRDTVLVDATNAFGGPDTPRDPARGSSELVAEWYPGARIVKSLNTMHFETLAVAGTAGGERLAHFTAGDDEKAKGIVAGIITDLGFVPVDTGPLHSGGILQQPGGPLFDKPLTEAQALAWI; this comes from the coding sequence ATGAGGACAGGCGTCATCGGCACCGGGCGGATCGGTTCGACACTGGCCCGGATCCTCGTGGCCGCGGGCCACGAGGTCGTGTTGGCCAACGCGCGCGGACCGCGCTCGCTCGACCCCCTGATCGCCGAACTCGGCCCGACGGCCTCGGCGGCGCACCCCGCCGAGGTGGCCGCCCGGGCCGAGGTCACGGTGCTGATGGTCCCCTTCGAAGCCGTCCGCGGACTGCTGTCCCAGGACGCCGTCCGGGACACCGTGCTCGTGGACGCCACCAACGCCTTCGGCGGACCGGACACCCCCCGCGACCCGGCCCGGGGATCCAGCGAACTCGTCGCCGAGTGGTATCCCGGCGCCCGGATCGTGAAATCCCTCAACACCATGCATTTCGAGACCCTCGCCGTCGCCGGCACCGCGGGAGGCGAGCGTCTGGCCCATTTCACCGCCGGCGACGACGAAAAGGCGAAAGGAATCGTCGCGGGAATCATCACGGATCTGGGATTCGTGCCCGTGGACACCGGACCGCTCCATTCCGGAGGAATTCTCCAACAGCCCGGCGGTCCGCTCTTCGACAAGCCGCTCACGGAAGCGCAGGCGCTCGCATGGATCTGA
- a CDS encoding aldehyde dehydrogenase has protein sequence MTKRELSGKPLANPGKLFIGGQWVPARDGRTEPDVSPVDGQEIVPVAQAAAADADAAVAAARKAYEEGPWSRLSAQERALRLNRVGELIERDLEEIALLETVDMGKPFAFSSTVDAPMAAQLMHYYAGAVTRVDGSSRAPAGGQLAYTLREPLGVVCAITPFNFPLLLSMTKIAPALAAGNTVVHKPSPATPLTALKIAELFQEAEIPDGVLNVITGPGVELGETLTDHPDIDKIAFTGSTVVGQAIIRKSAGTLKKVTMELGGKSANIVFADADLDAAEELAFFGIYYNKGEICTAGSRLLLHRPIHDEMVERLVRRAAALKPGDPRDPETLFGPLAHRGQFDKVSSYIEVGEKEGAILRTGGAGWTPEGASSQGLYFLPTVFTGVDNGMRIAQEEIFGPVLSIIPFDTEEDAVRIANDSAYGLAAGVHTKDLRRAHRVASQIKAGTVWVNCYNQYDPSVPYGGYKASGYGRECGPESLESYTQTKSVWIGMD, from the coding sequence ATGACCAAGCGCGAGCTGAGCGGCAAGCCCCTGGCCAACCCCGGGAAGCTGTTCATCGGCGGCCAATGGGTCCCGGCCCGGGACGGCCGTACCGAACCGGACGTGAGCCCCGTGGACGGGCAGGAGATCGTGCCGGTGGCCCAGGCCGCCGCCGCCGACGCGGACGCGGCCGTGGCCGCCGCCCGCAAGGCGTACGAGGAAGGGCCCTGGAGCAGGCTGTCCGCCCAGGAACGCGCGCTGCGACTGAACCGGGTCGGTGAACTCATCGAGCGGGACCTGGAGGAGATCGCGCTGCTGGAGACGGTGGACATGGGGAAACCCTTCGCCTTCTCCAGCACCGTCGACGCCCCGATGGCCGCACAGCTCATGCACTACTACGCGGGCGCGGTCACCCGGGTGGACGGTTCCTCCCGGGCGCCGGCCGGCGGACAGCTCGCGTACACCCTGCGCGAACCGCTGGGAGTGGTGTGCGCCATCACCCCCTTCAACTTCCCGCTGCTGCTCTCGATGACGAAGATCGCCCCGGCCCTCGCGGCCGGGAACACGGTCGTCCACAAGCCCTCCCCGGCCACCCCGCTCACCGCGCTGAAGATCGCGGAGCTCTTCCAGGAGGCGGAGATCCCGGACGGGGTGCTGAACGTCATCACCGGTCCGGGGGTGGAACTGGGGGAGACCCTCACCGACCACCCGGACATCGACAAGATCGCCTTCACCGGCTCGACCGTCGTCGGCCAGGCCATCATCCGCAAGTCGGCCGGCACCCTGAAGAAGGTGACGATGGAACTCGGCGGCAAGTCCGCCAACATCGTCTTCGCCGACGCCGACCTCGACGCCGCCGAGGAACTCGCCTTCTTCGGCATCTACTACAACAAGGGCGAGATCTGCACCGCCGGCTCCCGGTTGCTCCTGCACCGCCCCATCCACGACGAGATGGTCGAACGGCTGGTCCGCCGGGCCGCCGCCCTCAAGCCCGGAGACCCCCGCGACCCCGAGACGCTGTTCGGTCCGCTGGCCCACCGCGGCCAGTTCGACAAGGTCAGCTCCTACATCGAGGTCGGCGAGAAGGAGGGCGCGATCCTGCGCACCGGCGGCGCCGGCTGGACCCCCGAGGGCGCCTCCAGCCAGGGCCTCTACTTCCTGCCGACCGTGTTCACCGGCGTCGACAACGGCATGCGCATCGCCCAGGAGGAGATCTTCGGCCCGGTCCTGTCGATCATCCCCTTCGACACCGAGGAGGACGCCGTGCGCATCGCCAACGACAGCGCGTACGGACTCGCCGCCGGTGTCCACACCAAGGACCTGCGGCGCGCCCACCGGGTCGCCTCGCAGATCAAGGCCGGCACGGTCTGGGTGAACTGCTACAACCAGTACGACCCCTCCGTGCCGTACGGCGGCTACAAGGCCTCCGGATACGGCCGCGAGTGCGGGCCCGAATCCCTGGAGAGCTACACCCAGACCAAGTCGGTCTGGATCGGCATGGACTGA
- a CDS encoding type 1 glutamine amidotransferase domain-containing protein, whose protein sequence is MKILVVMTAKATLHLLDGEQHPSGFWAEEFVVPHELFRAAGHTVDVATIGGVAPTVDPTSIDPQFLQWVRPAGSPNEDAANAAEYVRVIEATDQLRHPLALESLGEKDIAQYDGVYVSGGHGAIGDLPKSDELAQILRWVIAQDKPLATVCHGHTALLALRDGEGRWPFEGYLMTAFSHSEELVTNMAGRLPLILEVELTRLGARYEKAEAIWDSHVVVDRGLTTGQNPYSSKALAETFLQQLAKG, encoded by the coding sequence ATGAAGATTCTCGTCGTCATGACGGCAAAGGCCACGCTTCATCTGCTGGACGGGGAACAACACCCCTCGGGATTCTGGGCCGAGGAATTCGTGGTTCCCCATGAGCTGTTCCGGGCCGCGGGTCACACCGTGGACGTGGCGACGATCGGTGGAGTGGCCCCCACCGTCGACCCGACCAGCATCGACCCGCAGTTCCTCCAGTGGGTCCGCCCGGCGGGCTCCCCGAACGAGGACGCGGCCAACGCCGCCGAGTACGTCCGGGTCATCGAGGCGACCGACCAACTGCGACACCCCCTCGCGCTGGAATCCCTCGGCGAGAAGGACATCGCGCAGTACGACGGCGTCTACGTCAGCGGTGGTCACGGAGCCATCGGCGACCTGCCAAAGTCCGACGAACTCGCGCAGATCCTGCGCTGGGTCATCGCCCAGGACAAGCCGCTCGCCACCGTGTGCCACGGCCACACCGCGCTCCTCGCCCTGCGCGACGGCGAGGGCCGCTGGCCCTTCGAGGGCTACCTGATGACCGCCTTCTCGCACAGCGAGGAACTGGTCACCAACATGGCCGGCCGGCTCCCGCTGATCCTGGAGGTCGAGCTCACCAGGCTCGGCGCCCGGTACGAGAAGGCCGAGGCGATCTGGGACTCGCACGTGGTCGTGGACCGCGGGCTGACCACCGGCCAGAACCCGTACAGCTCGAAGGCCCTCGCCGAGACGTTCTTACAGCAGCTCGCGAAGGGCTGA
- a CDS encoding MinD/ParA family protein has protein sequence MTRTIAAHSHRGGTGKSSALANLALLIAAGGRRVGVVDTDIQSPTLDLLFRLPPGAGSLADYLLGRCEIEAAAQRTRLPGLYVVPARTGTPALRELMSTGYDVGLLPEGFDRLAGHFALDVLLLDTHAGLNNESVTAMASADVVMIMARADRIDLSGVEETIALVGRLACRRALVLSMAPEGIDRAAVRRRAEDVYGAPLAGILPYVPEMAALYGERIFAEAHPDHSLVGEFRAILSALDARDEVSRA, from the coding sequence ATGACCCGGACCATCGCGGCGCACTCGCACCGCGGCGGCACCGGGAAGTCCTCGGCCCTGGCCAACCTCGCCCTGCTGATCGCGGCCGGGGGGCGCCGGGTGGGGGTGGTCGACACCGACATCCAGTCGCCCACCCTGGACCTGCTCTTCCGACTGCCACCCGGCGCGGGCTCGCTCGCCGACTACCTGCTCGGACGCTGCGAGATCGAGGCCGCGGCCCAGCGGACCCGACTGCCCGGGCTGTACGTCGTGCCGGCCCGGACCGGGACCCCGGCCCTGCGCGAGCTGATGTCCACCGGGTACGACGTGGGGCTCCTGCCGGAGGGCTTCGACCGGCTGGCCGGGCACTTCGCGCTCGACGTGCTGCTGCTCGACACCCACGCCGGCCTCAACAACGAATCGGTGACCGCGATGGCGAGCGCCGACGTGGTGATGATCATGGCGCGGGCGGACCGGATCGACCTCTCCGGGGTCGAGGAGACCATCGCCCTCGTCGGCCGGCTGGCCTGCCGGCGAGCCCTGGTCCTGAGCATGGCGCCCGAGGGCATCGACCGGGCCGCGGTCCGACGGCGGGCCGAGGACGTCTACGGGGCGCCGCTCGCCGGAATCCTTCCGTATGTGCCGGAAATGGCGGCGCTCTACGGAGAACGCATATTTGCAGAAGCCCATCCCGACCACTCCCTGGTCGGTGAATTCCGCGCGATCCTGTCGGCGTTGGACGCACGTGACGAAGTATCACGGGCCTGA
- a CDS encoding PP2C family protein-serine/threonine phosphatase: MPSTTVIILDEYPPPPAELLDALRLMDAEPVSRTLSQLLHDRQETLPVADVLLAPAEADGESVRVAVRRLRRRAGAPIVVVWTVAGFTALEEHVRLGHDYLVPPFLPALVGARLHSCSERAGLGRTLREADARAELMGYEKELEIGREIQAGFLPESLPVPDGWEIDVCFRPARQVAGDFYDVFELSRGRRLAVVVADVCDKGVGAALFMALIRSLLRHTAENSGLQHLMAAGRTGGGRRTPVVGATPLLNAVTATNGYLTRNHLRQGYFATLFFGVLDPLTGSLVYINGGHNPPLLLSGSGDVPVPLDVTGPAVGVLPDCVYTLGYAQVNPGDTLFVFTDGVPEARCPDGAFLGDARMLELLAGPPVSGKDTVERMDRAVREHTGTAEQHDDVTMLALHRPRAARGPHVDGAGHRVVA; encoded by the coding sequence ATGCCCTCCACGACCGTGATCATCCTTGACGAGTACCCCCCGCCCCCGGCCGAACTGCTCGACGCGCTCAGGCTGATGGACGCGGAACCCGTCTCGCGCACGCTGTCGCAACTGCTGCACGACCGCCAGGAGACGCTGCCCGTCGCCGACGTGCTGCTCGCCCCGGCCGAGGCCGACGGGGAGTCCGTACGGGTGGCCGTGCGCAGGCTGCGCCGCCGGGCCGGCGCCCCCATCGTGGTCGTCTGGACGGTGGCCGGGTTCACCGCGCTGGAGGAACACGTGCGGCTCGGGCACGACTACCTGGTACCGCCGTTCCTGCCGGCCCTGGTCGGGGCCCGACTGCACAGCTGCTCCGAGCGCGCCGGACTCGGACGAACCCTGCGGGAGGCCGACGCCCGCGCGGAACTCATGGGATACGAGAAGGAGTTGGAGATCGGTCGGGAGATCCAGGCGGGCTTCCTGCCCGAATCGCTGCCCGTCCCGGACGGCTGGGAGATCGACGTCTGCTTCCGGCCCGCACGCCAGGTCGCCGGGGACTTCTACGACGTTTTCGAACTCTCCCGGGGGCGCCGCCTCGCCGTCGTCGTCGCCGACGTCTGTGACAAGGGTGTCGGCGCGGCCCTCTTCATGGCGCTGATCCGCTCACTGCTGCGGCACACCGCCGAGAACAGCGGCCTCCAGCACCTGATGGCGGCGGGCCGCACCGGAGGGGGCCGGCGCACCCCCGTCGTCGGCGCCACCCCCCTGCTCAACGCGGTCACCGCCACCAACGGCTACCTCACCCGCAACCACCTCAGACAGGGGTACTTCGCCACCCTGTTCTTCGGCGTGCTCGACCCGCTCACCGGGAGCCTCGTCTACATCAACGGCGGCCACAACCCGCCCCTGCTGCTCTCCGGCTCGGGCGACGTACCCGTCCCGCTGGACGTCACCGGACCGGCCGTCGGGGTGCTGCCCGACTGCGTCTACACCCTCGGCTACGCCCAGGTGAACCCCGGCGACACCCTCTTCGTCTTCACCGACGGGGTGCCTGAGGCGCGCTGTCCCGACGGGGCCTTCCTCGGGGACGCGCGCATGCTCGAACTGCTCGCCGGCCCCCCGGTGAGCGGCAAGGACACGGTCGAGCGGATGGACCGGGCGGTACGCGAGCACACCGGCACCGCCGAACAGCACGACGACGTCACCATGCTGGCCCTGCACCGGCCACGTGCGGCGCGGGGGCCGCACGTGGACGGCGCCGGTCACAGGGTGGTGGCGTAG
- a CDS encoding anti-sigma regulatory factor produces the protein MVELARKPCVLEVPATVGALGDIAAFVLRLAGRAGLGKRATYRIRLAVDELATNIVMHGYRGGDGRITVRGCSGPDGVRIVIEDTAPAFDPVAGRLPPAAGVPPQRRRVGGLGIHLALTSVDAYHYARRDSRNISTLTVKAEGTDPCPPRP, from the coding sequence ATGGTCGAACTGGCGAGGAAGCCCTGTGTGCTGGAGGTGCCCGCGACGGTGGGGGCACTGGGCGACATCGCCGCGTTCGTCCTGCGGCTGGCCGGCCGGGCCGGGCTCGGCAAGAGAGCCACGTACCGGATCCGGCTGGCCGTGGACGAACTGGCCACCAACATCGTGATGCACGGATACCGGGGCGGCGACGGACGGATCACCGTCCGCGGCTGCTCCGGCCCGGACGGGGTGCGGATCGTCATCGAGGACACCGCGCCCGCGTTCGACCCCGTCGCAGGGCGCCTGCCTCCCGCCGCCGGGGTCCCCCCGCAGCGGCGGCGGGTCGGCGGCCTCGGTATTCATCTCGCGCTGACCAGCGTGGACGCATACCACTACGCCCGCAGGGACAGCCGCAACATCAGCACGCTGACCGTGAAGGCCGAGGGGACGGATCCATGCCCTCCACGACCGTGA
- a CDS encoding STAS domain-containing protein, with the protein MPLSVSLSIEGDTTVIELTGELDAKTAPEFHQTIEKAAGHGTSTVEIRMAGVGYMASAGLRSLVFAQQKVADHVTIKVVGAIEPVSRTIRTAGLDRSIILTDE; encoded by the coding sequence CATCGAGGGCGACACCACCGTGATCGAACTGACGGGCGAGCTGGACGCCAAGACCGCACCGGAGTTCCACCAGACCATCGAGAAGGCCGCCGGTCACGGCACCAGCACCGTCGAGATCCGGATGGCCGGCGTCGGCTACATGGCGAGCGCCGGACTGCGCTCACTGGTCTTCGCCCAGCAGAAGGTCGCCGACCACGTCACCATCAAGGTGGTCGGCGCCATCGAGCCCGTCTCCCGGACCATCCGCACGGCCGGACTGGACCGGAGCATCATCCTCACCGATGAGTGA